From Tripterygium wilfordii isolate XIE 37 chromosome 13, ASM1340144v1, whole genome shotgun sequence, the proteins below share one genomic window:
- the LOC120013527 gene encoding cold-regulated 413 inner membrane protein 1, chloroplastic-like: MTMATFSPSSTLPLQSYNNNEPFLSLRTPLHRSKLQFVSVTTGTSSSLCFSPLRTSISDERVLRMEKKKNRRGFSAVCYAAPLTARNLQWISTISSVVLMLSKGTAVKKSFIVPLFALQAPASIISWIRGEYGMWSAFLALLVRLFFFIPGELELPLTALLLLIVAPYQVINLRGTQEGAIISLMITAYLAYQHFSGAGSLQRAFDRGSVVATLAVIICITAVSCLLLI; encoded by the exons ATGACAATGGCGACGTTTTCTCCCTCATCGACCCTGCCACTCCAGTCCTACAACAACAACGagccctttctctctctacgaACTCCGCTTCACCGCTCTAAGCTTCAGTTTGTCAGTGTCACCACCGGCACCTCAAGCTCTCTCTGCTTTAGTCCTCTCAG AACTTCGATTAGTGATGAAAGAGTACTGAGaatggaaaagaagaagaataggaGAGGATTCAGTGCGGTTTGTTACGCTGCACCTCTCACTGCTCGCAACCTCCAGTGGATCTCTACAATTTCTTCTGT GGTGTTAATGCTATCAAAGGGCACTGCCGTAAAAAAATCCTTTATCGTCCCATTATTTGCTCTACAAGCACCTGCCAGCATCATATCCTGGATTAG GGGTGAATATGGTATGTGGAGTGCATTCTTGGCACTTCTTGTTCggctcttcttcttcattcctg GTGAACTTGAGTTGCCACTTACAGCACTACTTCTGTTGATTGTGGCACCTTATCAAGTTATCAACCTAAG GGGTACCCAAGAAGGTGCTATTATTTCCTTGATGATAACAGCGTATTTAGCCTACCAGCACTTTTCTGGCGCAGGCAGCTTGCAGAGAGCATTTGACCGAGGTTCAGTTGTCGCCACCTTAGCCGTCATCATTTGTATCACTGCTGTCTCATGCTTGCTCTTGATCTag